The genome window TCAGCGCCTGGTAGGCACGTATGGAGATCTCGCGGTGCTGCGACGGACGCGTCTCGGTAGGGAGACCGCCTAGCTTGACAAGGGCTTGGAACATCTCTTCTAGACTGGTACTGTCTTTGGCTGATGTCTCGAAGAGCGCCGTGTCCTCCCCAAGAGCTTGGAACATCTCCAGACGACTGATGACCCTCTCCGCCTCTAAGTCCACTTTGTTGCCGCATATCACTATGGGAACCCGGGCATTCTCTTTCAGCTTCATCAGCTTGGTCTTGGCTGCTATTATCTCTTTGCGCAGTGTGTACACCTCTTTGAAGGAGTCTCTGTCATCCACACTGAACACCAGGAGAAATATGTCACCTGTTGTAGTGAAGAGTACAGATTTAGTGATTTAAttcaatgcaacaacaaaaaacacccaCATTCATTTTCCAACTCAATGTATTAGATCAAGGTTATGCAAAGGCCAATTCAATACACacaaaaatacatttcattgtcCAACTCAATTAGATCTATACTCAGTCAATAGCCTATACACTCATAACCTACACACCTGTCAGTATGGACAGCCTCCGTCTAGCGGGGAAGTCTCTCTCCTTCGCTGCGTCCAGGATATCAATCTGATAGGTTTCTCCTCGGATCTGGTACAACTTCCTGTGAAAGTCTTCTGCCGTCGGCTCGTACTGTTCCTCGAACCCGTCGCGCAGGAACCGCCTGAGAATGTTCGTCTTGCCCACTCTGGGCGCGCCGAGTACTACAACGCGCCGGCAGTTACGGGGCTTGGTGAGACGCATCTCCTCCAGTGGCGCGGTGCATGGAGTCTGGTCCGGGAGGGGCAACGTCGCTAGCGGGTCGAAGGATCTTCTTTTGGGGAACCTTTCCGAGGATGTAGCCTGAGTGGTCCCCGTGCTGGAAGACCGGACCACCCTCGTCTTCTTGTCCGTGTGTCTCCAGTGCTCAGTGACCGTATTAAAGATCCCTTTACTTGCCTTGGTCATGCTCGAGACCTTTTTGAATTGCATGAGGATTGTAGGTGATTGACAGTTGACACCTGTGACTTTAACATTGGGTAGCTGGTTGGAAATGGTCTGTTCAACATGATCGTTCATGCTGAGCTGGGTCTGTGGATGCCCGGCAGTGGCACAAGAGCTGAACGTGTCGGTGGTGCCATCAACGGAAAGGTAGACCACTTTCTCTGTTGTGTTCACCTCCATGTTCCTTCCAGGCACGGGGATCATCCGGGGTGTCTGTTGTTACAGGTCTGTTACACCTGTTGCTTCACCATGTGATGCGTTGCAGTGGAGCGTTGCAGTGTGCGGAGAGGAGCGTCGGCGCGGGTATTTATAGAGTATGGCTGGGCATATTGGTTGCTACGTCATTAGATAGAATCATCACATCGCATCAACACTCCGCTCCTTTTATGGTAGTATTAAAATCTGTAATCATGTGATATCAGTCAAGTGTAGGCTATAGCCTTCCAATGCACTAGTCAGGGAAACCCACAGCACAGCTAGAGATGGAGCACAGATAGAGATGGAGCACAGATAGAGATGGAGCACAgatagagatggagtgagagcacagctagagatggagatggagcacagatagagatggagtgagagcacagctagagatggagtgagagcacagctagagatggagcacagctagagatggagcacagctagagatggagatggagcacagctagagatggagcacagctagagatggagatggagcatATATAGAGATGGAGCACAGCTAGAGATGGAGCACAGCTGGAGATGGAGCACAGCTAGAGATGGAGCACAGATAGAGATGGAGCACAgatagagatggagtgagagcacagctagagatggagatggagcacAGATAGAGATGGAGTGAGCACAGCTAGAGATGGAGTGAGAGCACAGCTAGAGATGGAGTGGGAGCACAGCTAGAGATGGAGCACAGCTAGAGATGGAGTGGGAGCACAGCTAGAGATGGAGATGGaacacagctagagatggagatggagcatATATAGAGATGGAGCACAGCTAGAGATGAAGCACAGCTGGAGATGGAGCACAGCTAAAGATGGAGCACAgctagagatggagatggagcacAGCTAAAGATGGAGCACAGATAGAGATGGAGCACAGCTAAAGATGGAGCACAgctagagatggagatggagcacagctagagatggagatggagcacCGCTAGAGATGGAGCGCAGTTAGAGATGGAGCACAGctagagatagagatggagcaCAGCTAGAGATGGAGCACAGCTAGAGATGGAGCACAGCTAGAGATGGAGCACAGCTAGAGATGGAGCACAGATAGAGATGGAGCA of Salmo trutta chromosome 1, fSalTru1.1, whole genome shotgun sequence contains these proteins:
- the LOC115205929 gene encoding dexamethasone-induced Ras-related protein 1-like — encoded protein: MIPVPGRNMEVNTTEKVVYLSVDGTTDTFSSCATAGHPQTQLSMNDHVEQTISNQLPNVKVTGVNCQSPTILMQFKKVSSMTKASKGIFNTVTEHWRHTDKKTRVVRSSSTGTTQATSSERFPKRRSFDPLATLPLPDQTPCTAPLEEMRLTKPRNCRRVVVLGAPRVGKTNILRRFLRDGFEEQYEPTAEDFHRKLYQIRGETYQIDILDAAKERDFPARRRLSILTGDIFLLVFSVDDRDSFKEVYTLRKEIIAAKTKLMKLKENARVPIVICGNKVDLEAERVISRLEMFQALGEDTALFETSAKDSTSLEEMFQALVKLGGLPTETRPSQHREISIRAYQALSASRSRCGRRSRALVPDTPCGAVYPLARRPSFNSDLQRVMGPSPTKRSKPIEKCQIQ